TGGTAGCTCCGAGGGCAGCCAACTCCATCAGCGAGGACTCCATGCTCATGCCGGGATAGATGCGGTTCATGATGCGTTCGAGAAAAGGCATTACGCCTTCATTTTCGAGGAAGGCGTAGTCCTCAACACCCATGACCTCTTTTTCGTCGAACTGATGCACCTGGTTTGCGGGCAATTCCACGCCGGGTATCAACAGCCTGGCCGGGACTCCCAGCCTCAGTATGTCCGCATTGGCTGTGTCCGCAATGTAGGTTAGGTCCCATTTGAAATCGGAGGCTGTTTTCAATACGGACCTTATCCGTTTTTCCGGATCGGTCATGAGTTCCGCATTGGATATCCCGGTATATGTCGCGGCCCAGTGATCCAAAAGAGGCCCCAAAGGAACCCTGTCCGGAACTTCCAGGGCTATGGCCGCTTCAATTCGCTCGAAGGAATTCATTTTTCCGATACCTCCGAATAAACTTTTCGAGCTATGTCAACCGCCTGGATGGCGTCGGCCCCGAAATAGTCCGCGCCCATTTTTTTCCTTATGTCCTCGTTTACCACCGCGCCGCCTATGACGGTTTTCACCCTTTCGCCCAAGCCCGCCTCCTTTACGGCGTCAATGGTTGATTGAAGCGACCCGAAGGCGGTGGTGAGTAAAACACTCATGCCCACAAGCCTTGCTCCGCTGCGTTTCAGGGCCTCCACAAATTTTTCGGGCTCTGCGTCAACACCCACGTCATGGACCGTAAAACCCGAGCATTCCAACATGGTGACAACAATATTCTTGCCCAGGTCGTGGACATCGTTTTTGACGGTGCCCATCACCACCATGCCAGAGCTCCTTACCCCGGCAGCACCCTTCGGGATCAGGGGCTTTACCCGGCCCATCGCCTTGTTGAAAATGTCGCCCGAATATACCAGCTCGGAAAGGTAATATTCCCCTTGCCGGTAAAGGTTTCCCACCTCTTCCATACCTTTGGACAAGCCGTCGATAATCGTCAGGGGAGGGATATCATTCTCAATACATTTTTCGAGAACGGACTCGACGCTGTTTTCCTCCAGACCGGCCAGGGCGGATGCAAGCTGTATGGTCAGGATATGGCTCGGTTCCATGTTTGATCTCCGGTTGGATCTATCGATAAAAGGGCAAATTCATCTTCCCATGAAACGTCTTATCGGTTATTTGACGCGCCGCTTAGTGGTATCCATTCCCAAAAGCCTGCCCAGGTTTTCGCCGAAGATCTTCTTGCGGTCCTCTTCGGTAATGGCTGGGTATCCGTAGCCTTTCTGCATATCCTCTGGAATCTGGAACTCCCGCATACCCTTGACCGCTGCTGCCATCTGGAACCCGAAGCCCGCGAAGTCCGTCCCCCAGATGATCTTGTCCGGTCCCACCCACCGGAGGGCCTCGCCTATTATCTTGCCGAACTTCCGGGGTGCGCATAAGGCCCAGGGCACAAGGAGGGACAGGCAGACGTAAACATTGGGATGCCCCATTGCCACCATGTTGAGGTCGTCGCAGTAGGGATAGCCCATGTGGAAGGCCACGATTTTAAGGTCCGGGAAATCGCGGGCCACATCGTCAATGAGAACGGGCAGGGCGTACTTGGATTTTCCGGGCGGCACCCAGCAGAAGCCGGTGTGGATGTCCAGCACGATGTCGAGTTCCTCCGCCTTTTTGTAGAAGGGCCAGAGATCGGGATCGTTGATATAGGTGTCTTCGGGTGGGTAGA
The sequence above is a segment of the Deltaproteobacteria bacterium genome. Coding sequences within it:
- a CDS encoding cobalamin B12-binding domain-containing protein, whose product is MEPSHILTIQLASALAGLEENSVESVLEKCIENDIPPLTIIDGLSKGMEEVGNLYRQGEYYLSELVYSGDIFNKAMGRVKPLIPKGAAGVRSSGMVVMGTVKNDVHDLGKNIVVTMLECSGFTVHDVGVDAEPEKFVEALKRSGARLVGMSVLLTTAFGSLQSTIDAVKEAGLGERVKTVIGGAVVNEDIRKKMGADYFGADAIQAVDIARKVYSEVSEK
- a CDS encoding amidohydrolase; translation: MTTETNVKDDFFKIDPEAHLIGDMEAVNHFPGVRMWWKAIENISRPMVTGMPDSFLLSLEEWEMIKTADPGAILRAMDKHGVDVACLLPESMMDTTGYTSRWCTNGEMAKVVESNPDRFMYQPNISPIKHKGVKNTIWEMEYWVKEKGAKIFKFYPPEDTYINDPDLWPFYKKAEELDIVLDIHTGFCWVPPGKSKYALPVLIDDVARDFPDLKIVAFHMGYPYCDDLNMVAMGHPNVYVCLSLLVPWALCAPRKFGKIIGEALRWVGPDKIIWGTDFAGFGFQMAAAVKGMREFQIPEDMQKGYGYPAITEEDRKKIFGENLGRLLGMDTTKRRVK